A single region of the Planctomycetota bacterium genome encodes:
- a CDS encoding radical SAM protein, translated as MPLPTNQTDALPLFSAHPRRFEANRFVYPVLSRRSGGVSIGINLNPDKVCNFDCIYCQVNRVEKGETDFVDLPALLAELDEMLDLVTSGALFAEGKWAATPAPLRRLNDIAFSGDGEPTTHRNFDEVVAAVAERKRTRGLDQVKLVLITNASMFHRPAVQRGLAILDANQGEIWAKLDAGTESYYRQIERTSIPFQQILDNITAAARVRPLVIQALFMRIDGHGPSAAEQQAFCDRLNEVIAAGGKLSLVQVYTVARPPAERNVSSLSDAEVDELSALVRRQTGLPVAAFYGRSE; from the coding sequence ATGCCGCTCCCCACGAACCAGACCGATGCCCTCCCCTTGTTTTCGGCCCATCCGCGCCGATTCGAGGCCAACCGGTTTGTCTACCCGGTCCTCAGTCGCCGGTCGGGGGGCGTGTCGATCGGGATCAACCTGAACCCGGACAAAGTTTGCAACTTCGACTGCATCTACTGTCAGGTAAACCGGGTCGAAAAGGGAGAGACCGACTTCGTTGACCTGCCGGCGCTGTTGGCCGAGTTGGACGAAATGCTTGATCTCGTGACGAGCGGTGCCTTGTTCGCCGAGGGGAAATGGGCCGCCACGCCGGCGCCGTTGCGGCGCTTGAACGACATCGCTTTCAGCGGCGACGGCGAGCCGACCACGCACCGCAACTTTGACGAGGTGGTCGCCGCCGTGGCCGAGCGGAAGCGCACACGCGGCCTCGATCAGGTGAAACTAGTGCTGATTACCAACGCCAGTATGTTTCATCGGCCGGCCGTCCAGCGTGGCCTGGCGATCCTGGACGCGAACCAAGGTGAAATCTGGGCCAAGCTCGACGCCGGCACCGAGTCCTATTACCGACAGATCGAGCGGACGAGCATTCCGTTCCAGCAAATCTTGGATAACATCACCGCTGCGGCCCGGGTGCGGCCGCTGGTGATTCAAGCCCTGTTCATGCGGATCGACGGGCATGGTCCGTCGGCCGCCGAGCAGCAGGCGTTCTGCGATCGCTTGAACGAGGTCATCGCGGCCGGCGGCAAGCTGAGCCTGGTTCAGGTCTACACCGTGGCCCGACCGCCGGCCGAGCGCAACGTCTCGTCCTTGAGCGATGCCGAGGTCGACGAGTTGTCGGCCCTGGTGAGGCGGCAAACCGGGCTGCCCGTAGCCGCCTTTTATGGGCGAAGCGAATAA
- a CDS encoding aminopeptidase P family protein: MSEYDISIPFSRGRQQRLLAVMQELKLDLVIVNRIEHVQYLAGPRFAWTFEPAVALWADGHCTLVAPNQAPAVAAADEVVTYAAQWHSTLRNDQRHASSQALLAALAQKPKPRRVGVEFSVCGPHITQELSAELVDIEPALFKLRRKKDPDELARIKKAIAGTGAMYAAAREMIEPGVSELDVFNTLQGVAVREFGEMLTGTGNDYACGVPGGAPRPRAARDGELYILDLGPAFRGYFADNCRAFAVNRRPTDDQHQAWERIAEVFTIVQRFVKPGASCRQLFELVNEHLVGSHLGKFEHHLGHGIGLFPHEAPHLNPHWDDTFEVGEVFTAEPGLYGPTLHGGIRLENDYLVTPTGVELLSDFPLKLA, encoded by the coding sequence ATGAGCGAATACGACATCTCGATTCCCTTCAGCCGCGGGCGGCAGCAGCGCTTGTTGGCGGTGATGCAGGAGCTGAAGCTCGACTTGGTGATCGTCAACCGGATCGAGCATGTGCAATACCTGGCCGGGCCGCGGTTCGCCTGGACGTTCGAGCCGGCGGTCGCCCTGTGGGCCGACGGACATTGCACGCTGGTCGCGCCGAACCAGGCGCCGGCGGTCGCGGCGGCCGACGAGGTGGTGACCTATGCCGCCCAGTGGCATTCGACGCTGCGAAACGACCAGCGGCACGCCTCGAGCCAGGCCTTGCTGGCGGCCTTGGCCCAGAAGCCCAAGCCCCGCCGCGTGGGCGTCGAATTCTCGGTCTGCGGGCCCCACATTACTCAGGAACTGTCGGCCGAACTGGTCGATATCGAACCAGCACTGTTCAAACTACGGCGGAAAAAGGATCCCGACGAGCTGGCTCGGATCAAGAAAGCCATCGCCGGCACGGGGGCCATGTACGCCGCCGCTCGCGAGATGATCGAGCCGGGCGTCTCGGAACTTGACGTGTTCAACACCCTGCAAGGGGTCGCCGTCCGCGAGTTTGGCGAGATGCTGACCGGCACCGGCAACGACTATGCCTGTGGCGTGCCGGGCGGCGCGCCCCGGCCCCGCGCGGCCCGGGACGGCGAGCTATACATTCTGGACCTGGGGCCGGCGTTTCGGGGCTACTTTGCCGACAATTGCCGGGCCTTTGCCGTTAATCGCCGACCGACCGACGACCAGCACCAGGCCTGGGAGCGGATCGCCGAGGTGTTCACCATCGTCCAGCGGTTCGTCAAGCCGGGGGCCTCGTGCCGGCAGCTTTTTGAGTTGGTCAACGAGCACTTGGTCGGCAGCCATTTGGGCAAGTTCGAACATCACTTGGGGCACGGCATCGGGCTGTTCCCGCACGAAGCGCCCCACCTGAACCCGCACTGGGACGACACGTTCGAGGTCGGCGAAGTGTTCACGGCCGAGCCGGGCTTGTATGGGCCGACGCTACACGGCGGGATTCGGCTGGAAAATGACTACCTGGTCACACCGACCGGCGTGGAACTGCTGAGCGACTTCCCGCTGAAGCTGGCTTAG
- a CDS encoding HD domain-containing protein, with protein sequence MPCNTLLRCAVCTTVLPLRLARHDEQAGDWTCAECGSTMSAVFDATAPVHVLRNARPAAKPPVADSTLSLSRYVPKGTAQEALPTRKRLVCPFQTSDSREFDAEITSGAGLIHELQGEAFLKNSNQSRGAEPFDARLAHVMVQQIDATAAAVEDMFKRISLCKSPELNKLPILAEDALTRAADDIDLFVTLGLNRPGTDALPRHSLHSGMLAMSIAAHMGFDGQTLVDLGLGCLIHDVGMLKLEDALYARPRVLEHDEFLPILKHPIYTLDILSPHMGALSTGTRAVAYQLHERCDGSGYPRARTADSIHQLAKIAAVSDVYIALVSSRPHRPGLMPYFAIERLLRDTRQGLFDPAVVRALLHTVSLFPLGSFVLLSDGRAGQVIRSNGKTYDRPVVEVCRKDGRAVQRDIIDLTAEQDIKIVRAMQSLNEAT encoded by the coding sequence GTGCCTTGCAATACGCTGTTGCGCTGCGCGGTCTGTACAACCGTGCTGCCGCTCCGCCTGGCGCGGCACGACGAGCAGGCCGGCGATTGGACCTGTGCCGAGTGCGGCTCCACAATGTCAGCGGTGTTCGACGCGACGGCGCCCGTCCACGTGCTGCGCAATGCCCGGCCGGCGGCCAAGCCGCCAGTGGCTGACTCGACGTTGAGCCTGAGTCGCTATGTGCCGAAGGGGACGGCCCAAGAGGCGTTGCCAACTCGCAAACGCCTGGTCTGCCCTTTTCAGACTTCCGATTCGCGCGAGTTCGACGCCGAGATCACCTCAGGCGCGGGGTTGATTCACGAACTCCAAGGCGAGGCGTTCCTCAAGAACTCGAACCAGTCGCGCGGCGCCGAACCCTTTGATGCTCGGCTGGCCCACGTGATGGTCCAACAAATCGACGCCACCGCCGCGGCCGTCGAGGATATGTTCAAGCGAATCTCGCTGTGCAAGTCGCCGGAACTGAACAAGCTGCCGATCCTGGCCGAAGACGCCTTGACCCGTGCGGCTGATGACATCGATCTGTTCGTCACGCTCGGGCTGAATCGCCCGGGCACCGACGCCCTGCCACGGCACAGCTTGCACTCGGGCATGCTGGCCATGAGCATTGCGGCCCACATGGGCTTCGACGGGCAAACGCTGGTCGATCTTGGTCTAGGCTGCCTGATTCACGATGTCGGGATGCTGAAGCTGGAAGACGCGCTGTACGCCCGCCCCAGGGTACTGGAACATGATGAGTTCCTGCCGATCCTGAAACACCCGATCTACACGCTCGACATCTTGAGCCCCCACATGGGCGCGCTGTCCACCGGAACGCGCGCCGTGGCCTATCAATTGCACGAGCGCTGCGACGGCAGCGGGTACCCACGGGCGCGCACCGCCGATTCGATTCACCAACTGGCCAAGATCGCCGCCGTCTCCGACGTGTACATCGCCTTGGTGTCGTCGCGGCCACATCGCCCCGGCCTGATGCCATACTTCGCCATCGAGCGACTGCTGCGTGACACGAGGCAGGGGTTGTTCGACCCAGCCGTGGTCCGGGCCCTGTTACACACCGTATCATTGTTTCCGCTAGGATCGTTCGTGTTGTTAAGCGACGGCCGCGCCGGCCAGGTGATTCGCAGCAATGGCAAGACGTATGACCGGCCCGTGGTCGAAGTCTGCCGCAAGGACGGTCGCGCGGTCCAGCGCGATATCATCGATCTGACCGCCGAGCAGGACATCAAGATCGTCCGGGCCATGCAGTCGCTGAACGAAGCCACGTAG
- the aroQ gene encoding gamma subclass chorismate mutase AroQ, with protein MRRKLARYGVLLAIAVMGLGCAPAAPPETEATLDAPLPAHAERDVDALLVVLRDRLRLMHDVAEFKRRAELPVTDTARERQVLDQTAEAGRWRGLDADWTVAVVRAQIDAGKLIQERDLSRPSVILPQPVQAPDLATTIRPQIDALGERLLDALLPVQRWRDDHRWRQLLRERAPQVLEGDGIDDEVRRIAIKPLIE; from the coding sequence TTGCGGCGCAAGCTGGCTCGCTACGGCGTGCTCCTGGCGATTGCCGTCATGGGGCTGGGCTGTGCTCCGGCCGCGCCCCCTGAGACCGAGGCGACGCTCGACGCGCCGCTGCCAGCGCACGCCGAGCGAGATGTTGACGCGCTGTTGGTCGTCTTGCGCGATCGTTTACGATTGATGCATGACGTGGCCGAGTTCAAACGCCGCGCCGAGCTACCAGTGACCGACACGGCGCGCGAGCGGCAAGTGCTCGACCAGACCGCCGAGGCGGGGCGCTGGCGCGGCCTCGATGCGGACTGGACCGTGGCCGTCGTCCGCGCCCAGATCGATGCCGGCAAGCTGATTCAAGAGCGTGATCTCAGCCGACCTTCAGTTATCTTGCCCCAGCCAGTTCAAGCCCCCGACTTAGCCACGACCATCCGGCCCCAGATTGACGCCTTGGGCGAACGATTGCTCGATGCCTTGTTGCCGGTTCAGCGCTGGCGCGACGACCACCGCTGGCGTCAGTTGTTGCGCGAACGTGCCCCCCAAGTGCTGGAAGGGGACGGCATCGACGACGAAGTGCGCCGCATTGCGATCAAGCCGCTGATCGAATAA
- a CDS encoding adenylate/guanylate cyclase domain-containing protein translates to MHQRLVYSDTLDQALEAGRQRSVDEPMFQKLVGSASGAGCERLNVAPLSNLEMPRKLIRFLPGPQGQLQVINPHDSAQLKIDTSTTLAPNGACNAPLPFLFSKGELTIRVEAGEATPAFESLGQQTLAPGSWGQHRAAPLVSQLASPATIQVTSTDDVLAWFQTISLVLEQATSSSEFFNAAALALVDLIKLDAGAVVLFDEGRTSVAAKHLSPLLGEGIDEWRPSQQILTAVRQKKETIWQLPAAGNNYGSIDQLQALVASPILNRSGEVIGALYGDRKRSTVGRSIAINKLEAQLVEMLARGVAAGVARLKEERTALAAQVQFEQFFGAELARSLNEDPHLLSGRDAEVTVLFCDIRGFSRISERLGPVKTFEWIGETMQVLSDCIVRHHGVLVDYIGDELLAMWGAPKPERDHAALASAAAKDMIRSLPELSARWQAVLQEPIRVGVGVNTGTARVGNTGSLSKFKYGPLGPMVNLASRVQGMNKYLRTELLVTAETRRLLPADVPSRRLCSVQVVNISQPVELFELPSEPTESWHSLKSRYEQALQMFEERRYRAAARLLAEIMDELPDDGPTMLLLGRCVEALTSNEPCPSYWVPPGK, encoded by the coding sequence ATGCACCAACGACTTGTCTACTCGGACACGCTTGACCAGGCGCTCGAAGCCGGCCGTCAGCGCAGCGTTGACGAGCCGATGTTTCAGAAGCTGGTGGGCTCGGCTTCGGGGGCCGGTTGCGAACGGTTGAACGTGGCGCCTCTTTCCAATCTGGAAATGCCGCGCAAGCTGATCCGCTTCCTTCCCGGCCCGCAGGGACAACTCCAGGTCATCAATCCGCACGACAGCGCGCAATTGAAGATCGACACGTCGACGACGCTGGCGCCCAACGGGGCGTGCAACGCGCCGCTGCCGTTCCTGTTCTCAAAGGGCGAATTGACCATTCGCGTCGAGGCCGGCGAAGCGACGCCGGCGTTTGAAAGCCTGGGACAACAGACGCTCGCCCCGGGGAGTTGGGGACAGCACCGGGCGGCCCCGCTGGTCTCGCAGCTTGCTTCGCCGGCGACGATTCAGGTCACATCGACCGATGACGTGCTGGCCTGGTTCCAGACCATTTCCTTGGTGCTGGAGCAAGCGACCAGTTCGAGCGAGTTCTTCAACGCGGCGGCCTTGGCCCTGGTTGATCTGATCAAGCTCGATGCCGGCGCGGTCGTCCTGTTCGACGAAGGACGGACCAGTGTGGCCGCCAAGCACCTCAGCCCGCTGTTGGGGGAAGGCATTGATGAATGGCGCCCCAGTCAACAGATTTTGACCGCCGTGCGGCAAAAGAAGGAAACCATCTGGCAACTGCCGGCCGCGGGGAACAACTATGGCAGCATCGACCAGTTGCAGGCGCTGGTCGCCTCGCCGATTTTGAATCGCAGCGGAGAAGTGATCGGCGCCTTGTACGGGGACCGCAAGCGCTCGACCGTCGGCAGATCCATTGCGATCAACAAGCTCGAAGCGCAACTGGTTGAGATGTTGGCCCGCGGTGTCGCGGCCGGCGTCGCGCGGCTGAAAGAGGAACGCACCGCCCTGGCGGCCCAGGTACAGTTTGAACAGTTTTTCGGCGCTGAGCTGGCCCGGTCGCTGAACGAAGATCCCCACTTGCTGTCTGGCCGCGATGCGGAAGTGACGGTGCTGTTCTGCGACATTCGCGGCTTCAGTCGCATCAGCGAGCGGCTGGGGCCGGTCAAGACCTTTGAATGGATTGGCGAGACGATGCAGGTGTTGTCCGACTGCATCGTGCGCCATCACGGCGTGCTAGTCGACTACATCGGTGACGAGTTGCTGGCCATGTGGGGCGCGCCCAAGCCCGAGCGCGATCATGCCGCGCTGGCTAGTGCCGCGGCCAAGGACATGATCCGTTCGTTGCCCGAGCTTTCCGCGCGCTGGCAGGCGGTATTGCAAGAACCGATCCGAGTGGGGGTCGGCGTCAACACCGGCACGGCCCGGGTCGGCAACACCGGCTCGCTGAGCAAATTCAAATACGGCCCGCTGGGGCCGATGGTCAATTTGGCCAGTCGGGTGCAAGGGATGAACAAGTACCTGCGCACCGAACTGCTGGTCACCGCGGAGACGCGCCGCCTGTTGCCGGCGGACGTCCCGTCGCGGCGATTGTGCTCGGTGCAGGTGGTGAACATTTCGCAACCTGTCGAGTTGTTCGAGCTGCCAAGCGAGCCGACCGAGAGTTGGCACAGCCTGAAGTCGCGCTACGAACAAGCGCTGCAGATGTTCGAGGAACGTCGCTATCGCGCGGCGGCTCGATTGCTGGCCGAGATCATGGACGAGCTGCCGGACGACGGGCCGACGATGCTGCTGTTGGGACGCTGCGTCGAAGCGCTCACGTCCAACGAGCCCTGTCCCTCGTATTGGGTGCCGCCGGGAAAGTAA
- a CDS encoding carbonic anhydrase, translating to MSLEEFLARNEQWATEQLARDKDFFARHAEGQKPRLLWIGCSDSRVPAEQLLKCGPGELFIHRNVANVVAYNDINIAAVIEYAVDALHIEDVVICGHYKCGGVAAACADNIRTGYIGDWLMIISWAKKWVDQRLGLRKQELNQDEYLRLVVEENVRLQVKHLSHLSVIRSAWIKSAKVPRLHGWVYDIATGRVRVLVDGVTGENPLQ from the coding sequence ATGTCATTGGAAGAATTCCTCGCGCGTAACGAACAATGGGCTACCGAGCAGTTGGCCCGGGACAAAGACTTCTTCGCGCGACACGCCGAGGGGCAGAAGCCACGGCTGTTGTGGATCGGCTGCTCGGACTCGCGCGTCCCAGCCGAGCAATTGTTGAAGTGCGGCCCGGGCGAGCTGTTCATCCATCGCAACGTAGCCAACGTCGTGGCCTACAACGACATCAACATCGCGGCGGTCATCGAGTACGCCGTCGACGCGCTGCACATCGAGGACGTCGTTATCTGTGGACATTACAAATGTGGCGGCGTGGCGGCGGCGTGCGCCGACAATATCCGCACCGGCTATATCGGCGATTGGCTGATGATCATCTCCTGGGCCAAGAAGTGGGTCGACCAGCGCCTGGGCCTGCGCAAGCAAGAACTGAACCAGGATGAGTACCTGCGTCTGGTCGTCGAGGAAAACGTGCGACTCCAGGTCAAGCATCTCAGCCACCTGAGCGTGATTCGCTCGGCCTGGATCAAGAGCGCCAAGGTGCCGCGTTTGCACGGCTGGGTCTATGACATCGCCACGGGGCGCGTCCGCGTGCTGGTCGACGGCGTGACCGGCGAAAACCCGTTGCAATAG
- a CDS encoding mechanosensitive ion channel, with amino-acid sequence MDDSMFALLESRGWPIAVALLAANAVLLPARDRKRLLLPGVVLLLATLCLTPWHVQALAGLRTAALQYVVLCLLLYCLCRLGFLLLVSARPQRALFASTPKIILDLCQAIILATGFFFALHLMGVEASSLVTGSAMLTVVIGLMTKDMLANVFSGLAIQAERPFGIGDWIQYDAEKSHMGKVLEINWRATKLLTLDQAAITVPNGLLAQTAIVVYTRPTPISRRSIYFAAPYHVAPQEVHRIVMEAIADMPMIVKTPVPNIVTFDFSERGIQYWLRIFTTELDIRDRVDGEARDRIWYAFQRHGITMPRLQHSVRLDHVDTRQPTHHRSRRLRACVRALQSVDFFRQLPQPALGQLASRVRRKLYAAGELLMREGETGSELFIVKAGQLAIVKKTPAGETIEIDRVSSPGFVGEMSLLTGAPRSASVKAIQPTRCYVVDKEALSRVLNESPELAAAISEVIAQRHQHQADTMVAASAAASNGEPGDLLDRIRDFFRLRLL; translated from the coding sequence ATGGACGATAGTATGTTCGCGTTGCTCGAAAGCCGCGGCTGGCCGATTGCCGTGGCCCTGTTGGCCGCCAACGCGGTGCTGCTGCCGGCTCGCGATCGCAAGCGGCTCTTGTTGCCAGGAGTTGTCCTGCTATTGGCGACACTGTGCTTGACGCCGTGGCATGTCCAGGCCTTGGCCGGGCTGCGAACCGCCGCGCTGCAGTATGTTGTCTTGTGCTTGTTGTTGTATTGTCTCTGCCGGCTCGGCTTCTTGTTGCTGGTCTCGGCGCGGCCGCAACGGGCCCTGTTTGCCAGCACGCCGAAGATCATTCTTGATCTTTGTCAGGCGATCATTTTGGCCACAGGATTCTTCTTTGCTTTGCACCTGATGGGGGTCGAGGCGTCGTCGCTCGTCACCGGCTCGGCCATGCTGACGGTGGTCATCGGCTTGATGACCAAGGACATGCTGGCCAATGTTTTCTCCGGGCTGGCGATCCAGGCGGAACGGCCCTTCGGCATTGGCGACTGGATTCAATACGACGCCGAGAAGTCGCACATGGGCAAGGTGCTGGAGATCAACTGGCGCGCGACCAAGCTGCTCACCTTGGACCAGGCTGCCATCACGGTCCCCAACGGCCTATTGGCCCAGACGGCCATCGTGGTTTATACGCGGCCGACCCCCATCTCGCGCCGGTCGATCTATTTCGCCGCGCCTTACCACGTGGCTCCGCAAGAGGTGCATCGCATTGTCATGGAAGCCATCGCCGACATGCCGATGATCGTCAAGACGCCGGTGCCCAACATCGTGACCTTCGATTTCAGCGAACGCGGCATTCAATACTGGCTGCGGATCTTTACCACCGAGTTGGACATTCGCGACCGGGTCGATGGCGAGGCGCGCGACCGCATTTGGTACGCCTTCCAGCGTCACGGCATCACCATGCCGCGCTTGCAGCACAGCGTCCGGCTCGATCATGTCGACACGCGCCAGCCCACGCATCATCGTTCGCGCCGCCTGCGGGCTTGTGTGCGGGCGCTGCAGTCGGTCGACTTCTTCCGCCAACTACCTCAGCCGGCCCTGGGGCAATTGGCCTCGCGCGTGCGTCGCAAACTGTACGCCGCCGGCGAGCTATTGATGCGGGAAGGAGAAACGGGCAGCGAATTGTTCATCGTGAAGGCCGGCCAACTCGCCATCGTCAAGAAGACACCCGCCGGCGAGACGATCGAAATCGATCGTGTCTCGTCCCCCGGGTTTGTGGGGGAGATGTCGCTGCTCACCGGCGCGCCGCGCTCGGCTTCGGTCAAGGCGATCCAGCCGACCCGGTGCTATGTCGTCGACAAGGAAGCGCTGTCGCGGGTGTTGAACGAGTCGCCTGAATTGGCCGCGGCCATCAGCGAAGTGATCGCCCAGCGACATCAGCACCAGGCCGATACGATGGTGGCGGCTTCGGCAGCGGCCAGTAACGGCGAGCCAGGCGATTTGCTCGACCGCATTCGCGACTTCTTCCGCTTGAGGCTCCTTTGA
- a CDS encoding tetratricopeptide repeat protein, with translation MRFGVVCFAALILVAPLAFAAPKKGEDTGEARGQADLDAAVSAKLSIESLDDLNNVIELIERAIDLGLNEENNEFARYLLASSLYQRAQAITSAIFAPEQPDPRWPQLREAARRDARKSLENDPEQAPTHLLLVRLNSLPGGDRAELKRSLERALELGKDEPEMHYEVLMIRSNTRETPEQRIEDLTAAHKVKPTEPAPLRTRGAIYLAEDKFDEALADFDKAIELEPGDAATHEVRGVTLAMLKRMDEARVEFDKATELAPKSIAAWLQKAQMEFMAEDYQAVAQSVAKVLKLDEDNATALLLRAQSLAHLKQYEGALADVRRVLKLQPKHVPSLKILATTLTLSGQPEEAIAEIKQAVENEPRELELQMQLAVLYRQQHRYGEAVKVLDAAIAIDPQQWLLRYVRGDTLLGMGRHRDAVADYNEAVKQAPRESGLLNNLAWVLSTSPDDKVRDGKRAIELAKIACEVTDYKQSNLLSTLGAAYAEAGDIGEAKKWSKKAMDEATDDATRENLKKEIANYERGQPVREELHDDAEAVAEKPVASSGDATSGKPRR, from the coding sequence ATGAGGTTTGGCGTAGTTTGTTTCGCGGCCCTGATTTTGGTGGCGCCGCTAGCGTTTGCCGCTCCCAAGAAGGGTGAGGACACGGGCGAAGCGCGGGGGCAAGCCGACCTCGACGCCGCGGTGTCGGCGAAGTTGTCGATTGAATCGCTCGACGATTTGAACAACGTCATCGAGTTGATCGAACGTGCGATCGACCTGGGGCTGAACGAAGAGAACAACGAGTTCGCGCGCTACCTGCTGGCTTCGTCGCTGTATCAACGCGCCCAGGCTATCACCTCGGCCATCTTTGCTCCCGAGCAGCCCGACCCGCGCTGGCCGCAGTTGCGCGAGGCCGCCCGTCGCGACGCGCGCAAGTCACTGGAGAACGATCCCGAGCAAGCGCCGACGCACTTGCTGCTGGTGCGGCTGAACAGCCTGCCCGGCGGCGATCGCGCCGAACTGAAGCGCTCGTTGGAGCGGGCTTTGGAGTTGGGCAAAGACGAGCCCGAGATGCACTACGAAGTGCTGATGATCCGCTCGAACACGCGCGAGACGCCGGAGCAGCGAATCGAAGACCTGACCGCCGCACACAAGGTCAAGCCGACCGAGCCGGCGCCGTTGCGTACGCGCGGGGCGATCTATCTGGCGGAAGACAAGTTCGACGAGGCGCTGGCCGACTTTGACAAGGCGATTGAATTGGAGCCAGGCGACGCCGCCACGCACGAAGTGCGCGGCGTGACGTTGGCCATGCTCAAGCGAATGGACGAAGCTCGCGTGGAGTTCGACAAGGCCACGGAGTTGGCCCCCAAGTCGATTGCCGCCTGGCTGCAAAAAGCGCAAATGGAGTTCATGGCCGAGGACTACCAGGCCGTCGCCCAATCGGTGGCCAAGGTGCTGAAGTTGGACGAAGACAATGCCACGGCGCTGCTACTGCGGGCCCAGTCACTGGCGCATTTGAAGCAGTACGAAGGCGCGCTGGCCGACGTGCGCCGTGTCTTGAAACTGCAACCCAAGCATGTGCCGTCGCTGAAAATCCTAGCCACGACGCTGACCCTGAGCGGCCAGCCCGAGGAAGCGATCGCCGAAATCAAGCAGGCGGTCGAGAACGAGCCGCGGGAGTTGGAGTTGCAAATGCAGTTGGCGGTGCTCTATCGGCAGCAGCATCGTTACGGCGAAGCGGTGAAGGTGCTCGACGCCGCGATTGCCATCGACCCTCAGCAGTGGCTGTTGCGCTATGTCCGCGGCGATACGCTGTTGGGTATGGGGCGTCACCGCGACGCGGTCGCCGACTATAACGAGGCCGTCAAGCAGGCCCCGCGCGAGAGCGGCTTGCTAAACAACCTGGCCTGGGTGCTGTCCACTTCACCCGACGACAAGGTCCGCGATGGCAAGCGGGCCATCGAGTTAGCCAAGATCGCCTGCGAAGTGACCGACTACAAGCAATCGAATCTGCTCAGCACCCTGGGAGCCGCGTACGCCGAGGCCGGCGATATCGGAGAGGCGAAGAAGTGGTCGAAGAAGGCCATGGACGAAGCCACCGATGACGCCACGCGCGAGAACCTGAAAAAGGAAATCGCCAACTACGAACGGGGCCAGCCGGTTCGCGAAGAGCTGCACGACGACGCCGAAGCTGTGGCCGAGAAGCCCGTAGCCAGTTCGGGTGATGCAACCAGCGGCAAGCCGCGCCGGTAA